In Glycine max cultivar Williams 82 chromosome 10, Glycine_max_v4.0, whole genome shotgun sequence, the DNA window GAAACATGTTATATGTTTGTTCCTTTTATAGCAAAAACTTGTCCTGCTTTAAACTGGACCTCCATATGCTTATGTTATCAATTACTTTAATGAGTTTCTGTTTGCAGCAAAAATTATAAGGGccaaatgattaaatttattcCAGGTGCTTGATCGTGCCATCATGTAGCCTTTATTTGTCCATACTTCGTACTCTActttgaaaatgaaatcatatGCTGTCAATTAATATGTGAAGTTATGCAGAAGAAAATCtaattagttttcttttctcattttttaaggGATACCAAATGAACATAATATAGACATAATTTGCTAGATGTGGTTTATTTAATACATGAAAAATTATTGTGAGAAAACAGGAACTGTAAGGACAAATGAAGTTTTCATAATCTCTAttaagatatgcatgtgcatatCTTTGTTCTCgaattttttcctttctttctttgggTGTGTGTGTATACGTGACAATGATATTCGAGATATTCGAGGGCAGCATGATTACCTGCATATTTTGATATAGATTTAACGTGTAGTTAAGATCATGGGAATTCACATTCATGAGACTGTTAAAGACATATATATTTGGAGTGATCTTTTGATTAAGCAAATCCTGCACAAGAAATTGTGCAAATGAATGCTATAATACACATCTGAGAAgtgaataaataatacaaaactTGTATGGTGCTTGCCAGTCAACATTATGACCACTAGTATGGTATTTATCTTTCAGATTCggaacaataaaatttcatattttaaaattctaagacAGCACCATTTTAGGAAACATGTGAAGCCAAAATTACTGAGTAagccaaaatataattaaaaatttataacagtTTCTCTATCCTTAGCCTGAGGAGATAATCTCCCATTGTATTACTTATTTCTTTGGACAATTTAAGGGCAGtgaggagaaaataaaaaggctaAAACTAGATAGACTATCCCCATATTACCAACTATGCAGTGTGAGTACATGGTTCATGTAGGCATGCTGTTCATCAATTTTTACATTATAATGAGAAGACTTTCTTTAAAGAGAAACCAATACAGTGAGAGAATTCTGCAtatgatttcattttcataacttcacatattaatttatttgaatataataGTTATTTATGAAGTTTTGGCGAAAGATGAAAGTTTGTAGCCTTGAGCAATTTCTATCTTAAGGAGCTAAGATAGAtggaaaacacaaataataaaattaatagaagtGTCTGATAATTGGAATTTAGCTTGGAGTCATAATTTCACAGTAGTATAAGCCAAAGAGATAACCCCATAAATCAAATGAATAAGAGAAGGAATTTTGGTCTCATATTTTcaggaaattatatatatatacactgctgtaatgtaattttttagggTTTTAGCAAACTATATAGGTATATTAATGAGGTTTGCTGATGAGTTCATGTTCATGTTGAGTGATGGACTACTTGAGATTGTGGGGATCTTGTTCATGTTTACCATTTTAATCTCTTATGTAAAACATCAAGTGTCAACATTTACACAACTACGTAATTTGCTTTGTACTAATATTGACCAATCAGTTTCCCTTAATTTGCAGGACTACCAAAACTATTAAGCGATACCATCGTAGCTCTTTTACTCCTCAAGAGGAACACGTTGAATGTGAAACTCAGGTACGCTTGTGTTCTCTAACTCAAGTTAGTAGtgaattatttttcttagaTAGAATTAATGCAAAAAGATAGCCCTGTCTACAAcaatatagtatatatatatatatatatatatatatatatatatatatatatatatatatatatatatatatatatatataaatgtaagtCTTAATGATATGATACATCTCTATATATAACAGTAGTCAATTAATTTGATCTTGTTAgtgaatatttattaattttttgttttggcaaTCAGAGCTGGTACCAAGAGGTGTCAAAGCTAAAGGCAAAGTATGATTCTCTTCAAAGGACCCAGAGGTAATCACTTATGCCTCTTCTAAAGAATAGACTTGTTATAATATATATCTAATATCTAATACCTTTTGATGAATATATTATCATGTTTTCAGCAGTCACATGCATATGTATCTCAATTTCTCATGACTATTCCAGGGCAAGTGACTACTCCAGACCCAGTGACTATTCAAGATGGGGTTCATCTGATGATGACAATGGCCTTGGAGACTCGCCAAGCACAGTCTCACCACTGTCTTATGGTGGACCTGCCTCTACTGAAGATGGATATGGAATGCCAGGGCGTTCCAGGTACTGCCTTCTTGCAAGTAAGCAAATGGTAGGAATATTTCTAACCATATGGGTGAGAAGTGAATTGAAAGATCATGTGCGAAACATGAAAGTATCCTGTGTTGGCAGAGGATTGATGGGCTATCTTGGAAATAAGGTAAATTTTAAATTGCTCACCATTGCCCTTACTTTTGCTTTGATATATTCATGGCAGAATTGCTGATTACTTGAAATTGGTTTACATAAGAGAGTTACTCTGCTTTCATTTTCAGGGATCCATCTCAATTAGCATGTCTCTACATGAAACAAGCTTTTGCTTCATTTGTAGCCACTTAACCTCAGGACAAAAGGAGGGTGATGAATTAAGAAGAAATTCTGATGTGATGGAGATTCTTAAGAAGACAAGGTTTCTACGTGTACATGATGCTGACAATGAGAAGTCTCCCGAGACAATCCTCGAGCATGAGTATGAATTTACTTGCATACATCTTAGTATAACTAATACTCTTAACATGTTTATGTAATTTGAGGCCCTCCTTGCATTTTCCTGTTTTGCATTACATGTTCTAATTTTGGATCCATTTATTTTAGTCGAATTATATGGCTTGGAGACTTGAATTATCGGATTGCCCTCTCCTACCGTTTTGCTAAGGCACTTGTTGAGATGCAAAACTGGAGAGCATTGTTGGAGAATGACCATGTACGCCTATAtaactcttttcttttaatttctaattttctatCTTTTAACTTCAACTGGATTGCTGTCAAACAGAAACAATCAATGTTAATATCTATCTATATTGGCATTCATGGCAGTTGAGAATAGAGCAGAAGAGAGGCCGTGCATTTGTGGGATGGAATGAAGGGAAGGTTTATTTCCCTCCAACATACAAGTATTCAACTAATTCAGATAGGTATGCAGGAGATGATATGCACCCAAAGGAGAAAAGGCGAACACCTGCTTGGTAAGATCATCTTCTGTCACCCAACCAAAGCAATAGGAATTTAGCAGAATCACCCCAACCCCATAAATGCTAAATTCAGGCAACTATGATATGATTTTGA includes these proteins:
- the LOC100797048 gene encoding type IV inositol polyphosphate 5-phosphatase 7; amino-acid sequence: MRFADEFMFMLSDGLLEIVGILFMTTKTIKRYHRSSFTPQEEHVECETQSWYQEVSKLKAKYDSLQRTQRASDYSRPSDYSRWGSSDDDNGLGDSPSTVSPLSYGGPASTEDGYGMPGRSRYCLLASKQMVGIFLTIWVRSELKDHVRNMKVSCVGRGLMGYLGNKGSISISMSLHETSFCFICSHLTSGQKEGDELRRNSDVMEILKKTRFLRVHDADNEKSPETILEHDRIIWLGDLNYRIALSYRFAKALVEMQNWRALLENDHLRIEQKRGRAFVGWNEGKVYFPPTYKYSTNSDRYAGDDMHPKEKRRTPAW